A genomic stretch from Acidimicrobiales bacterium includes:
- a CDS encoding maleylpyruvate isomerase family mycothiol-dependent enzyme, producing MNATDYIAAIASDGAALADAAAAGSERPVPSCPGWDMSKLALHVGLIHMWAGECVRRRASEGVDRSTLPRAPDGAARIAWLRASTTSLVEALEAADDDDPAGTWRGGPATASFWRRRMAHETAVHRWDAQAALDRPERIDTPLAADGIAEVVEVLLPLFVPQSSEGPALGTLHLHCTDTTGEWLLSVRDGRLDATQGHAKGDAALRGEASELFLTCWGRRSGTGPEVVGDEAVAQGWLAVMGW from the coding sequence GTGAACGCGACCGACTACATCGCCGCCATCGCCTCCGACGGTGCCGCCCTGGCCGACGCGGCGGCGGCGGGGTCCGAACGTCCCGTTCCCTCGTGCCCGGGCTGGGACATGTCCAAGCTCGCCCTGCACGTCGGCCTGATCCACATGTGGGCGGGCGAATGCGTTCGCCGGCGAGCATCCGAGGGCGTCGACCGCTCCACGCTCCCGCGAGCTCCCGACGGGGCGGCGCGCATCGCCTGGCTGCGGGCCTCGACCACATCCCTGGTCGAGGCGCTCGAGGCCGCCGACGACGACGATCCAGCGGGCACGTGGCGCGGCGGACCAGCCACGGCGTCCTTCTGGAGGAGACGCATGGCGCACGAGACCGCCGTGCACCGCTGGGACGCCCAGGCGGCGCTGGATCGACCGGAGCGGATCGACACCCCCCTGGCGGCGGACGGCATCGCCGAGGTCGTCGAGGTCCTCCTCCCCCTCTTCGTGCCGCAGTCGTCGGAGGGTCCCGCCCTCGGCACCCTCCACCTCCACTGCACCGACACCACGGGGGAGTGGCTGCTGTCAGTGCGGGACGGACGACTCGACGCCACTCAGGGCCACGCCAAGGGCGACGCCGCGCTGCGCGGCGAGGCCTCCGAGCTCTTCCTGACCTGCTGGGGGCGGCGATCCGGGACGGGCCCCGAGGTCGTCGGCGACGAGGCCGTCGCCCAGGGGTGGCTGGCGGTCATGGGCTGGTGA